The genomic stretch GAGTTTTGCAGCCTACAGCGATCATGTCACGTCTTCAGCGACAGCGCACAGAATCAGCGGACGGCTTTGATGGGCAATGGCGAGTCAATCCTGACAGCTATTCAGGAACGGGAAAAACAGCTCAAACCTTTGTGCAGACTCAACCAATAGCATTTCAGAATAGTAGGGACAATAGTAGGAAAATTGTAGGGAAAAGTCCGACAGAAATATCCCATAAAGTAACAGTAATGACCAAGCCATTGGTCAAAGAAACTAACCACAACCAGAGTAAAAGCCCAGTTTCATTAACCCCAGTTTCATTGGTAGAAAAAAAGCCTAAGTCTGCTTCCTCTAGTCCCCTTGGGAAGACAATTAAGGACACTGGGGAGAAGGGAAGTAGGCAAGGAACACAACCACAGCTTAAGATTAATCGCAAAGCAACCTTGGCAGAAGTTAATACCTTATCACGTCATGAGTCTCATGCTGTACAAGCGCAAAGAGATACTAAATCTAGCGTTGCTGATTCTGGGTATGATTCCGCCCCCCTAGCCCCCCAATTCTGGGGGGAACAAAACTCTGAAAGTCCCCCAGCGAGCAATCCCTCGCTGGGGGATTTAGGGGGCTTGACCAAAATCAGACGATCCCCCATTCATACTTCAATTCAGCAACGCCCTAAATCTAGTACTAAATCTAGTACCAATCCTACAGTAACTCCAACTCAAGGTGAAACCAGTAGCTCTTTGTCACCTCCCTACCCTGAAAAATCGGGAACTTTGCGGATTAGTCGAAAAGCAACCATGACAGCAGCTAATGCTAGGGCGTATTTTCAAAGTTTTCCGCAAGATTTAGATCCCCCCCAGCCCCCCTTATTAAGGGGGGAGCCATACTCAAAGTCCCCCTTTTTTAAGGGGGATTTAGGGGGATCTCCGAGTTTGAAGACACGCCCTAGTAATGTTGCTAGAGTTCAAAGTAAATCTATTCCAGATCTACCTCTTTCTCAAACCAATAGTCCATCATCTTCAAGTACCGTTTCTAGAAAAGAGGATAGCTCAGATACGGTAATTCAAACCAAAATTACCCCTAATCAGCCCAAATCAAGTCAGATTACCTCTCCAGGTGATTCTTTTCAAAACTCAGCTCAAGATTTACCTCTGGCTAAAACAAATAGTCCATCATCCCCAACTACAGTATCTAGAAAAGAGGATAACGAGGATACTGTAATTCAAGCTAAACTCTCGCCAATTTCTGGTAAAATAATATCTCAAAATCCCACCATTACTCAAGCTAGTCATTCCCAAACTATAAGTCACAGTAACTCTAGCCCAGATTTACCTCTCGCTAAAACTACAAGTGCCTCATCCCCAAGTCAAGTATCTAGAAAAGAGGATAACCATGAGACTGTAATTCAAGCTAAACTCTCGCCAACTTCTGGTAAAATAATCTCTAAAACTCCCACCATCACTCAAGCTAGTCATTCCCAAACTATAAGTCACAGTAACTCTAGCCCAGATTTACCTCTCGCTAAAACTACAAGTGCCTCATCCCCAACTAAAGTATCTAGAAAAGAGGATAACGATGAGACTGTAATTCAAGCTAAACTCTCGCAACCTTCTGGTAAAATAATCTCTCAAAGTCCCACCATCAATCAAGCTAGTCATTCCCAAACTATAAGTCACAGTAACTCTAGTCCAGATTTACCTCTCGCTAAAACTACAAGTGCCTCATCCCCAACTAAAGTATCTAGAAAAGAGGATAACGATGAGACTGTAATTCAAGCTAAACTCTCGCAACCTTCTGGTAAAATAATCTCTCAAAGTCCCACCATCAATCAAGCTAGTCATTCCCAAACTATAAGTCACAGTAACTCTAGTCCAGATTTACCTCTCGCTAAAACAAATAGTCCATCATCCCCAACTACAGTATCTAGAAAAGAGGATAACCATGAGACTGTAATTCAAGCAAAAGTTATCCCGAATCAGCCCAAATTAGGTCAGATTACCTCTCAAGGTGATACCATAAGGAAAGCTAGTCATTCCCACACTATAAGTCACAGTAACTCTAGTCCAGATTTACCTCTCGCTAAAACAAATAGTCCATCATACCAAAGCACAATTCAAGCTAAAAATAAACCTTTAAGTAAAGGAATTATCCAAACCAAACTAGCAGAAACAAACTATCAACCAACTGATATAATACAAAAACAGCAGGAAAATTTACCTGTACAACTATCCCAAAAAGCCTCAATTGCTAGTAACCCTAGTGTAGTTTCCACAACCCCTACCCAGTTATCTTCCTCATCTGAGTTAAACAGGGTTTGGCTGAAAACTACCAATACCATCGAGGCTAATACCATCCAGGCTAGTAAAGGGTTATCAACCACAAGCTCCAATCATCAGAAACTGCCTCTACCTCTAGCAATCACCCAAATAAAACCGAATGGAGCGATCGCACGTCAAACCAATGCAGTGGAAAACTCTACGGTTCAAGCAAAGTCGGGAAATGCTACAACCCCGATGTCTACCCCAGAAACAGCATCAGCATCAGGGATAGATTTAATTAAAGTGGCTGAACAAGTCAGTCGTATTCTGGCTCGTAAACTAATGGTAGAAAGGGAACGTCGGGGGATATAAAAATGACACTATTACAACGACTATTAAATACGCTGAGATTAGGGAAATTGACCATTACTCCCTTAAAACAAGATGGTAATCAGTACAAAAGGTTGTGCCCAATTTCAGTGCAATTTAATCCAGAATCTTATTCTATCAGTAAATCAGTCAACTGGGGACCACCGGAAAACTCTAATAGACAAGAATGCAAAACCCAAAGAAAGGTTAATGCGCCCACTGTGGAATTTAAAGGAGGTGGTAGTCGTCAGCTAACGTTGGAACTGTTTTTCGATGTCACTGAAAGAGGTATTTTTCAGGATGTACGACAAGAAACCAACAAAATTGTAGCTCTAACTCGCATTGATCGAGATCAAGGTCATCCGCCAGTTTGTGAAATTTTTTGGGGTGGCGCTCCTGTTGGTTCCGATTTCCCTTTTATTGGTGTCATTACCAGTTTGACCCAAAACTTCACCCTCTTTAAAAGCAATGGTCAACCCCTCAGAGCTAATTTAAACGTTACTGTCCTAGAATTTCTCGGTCCATTAGCAGACCAACGTCAAACCGATCCTGAACTTACCACTCATATTATCAAGGGTGGGGATACGTTAAGCGATATATCAGCCCAATTTTACCGGAATCCTAAACTTTGGCGCATTATTGCCGAAGCTAATCAACTTGATGATCCACGTAACTTAGAAAAGTACATTGGTCAAACGTTAACTATTCCAAAATTAGGTTGAGAGGAATGATATATAGCATTTCTGTAAGCTATCAGCTATCAGCTATCAGCTATCAGCTATCAGCTATCAGCTATCAGCTATCAGGTAATAGGTCATGAACAATCTTGCTGATTTTTTAGAACACCAAAAAATCCTCCAAGCTCTTTCAGAATGCTCCCTGCTCCCTGCTCCCTGCTCCCTTTTACCATCAATCCTATATTCACAACTCAAATAGAAATGATCTATGCCAGTTGCTAACCGCGAAAGCCCTCTTGTTCCTAATTTTGAGATTATCATCAACGGCTCACCCTTGCCTGTGGAAGCGAAATTGCACGTCATTAGCCTTACCGTTGACCATGATGTAAAATTACCAGGCATGTTTACACTGGAACTTACAGATTCAGATAGTAAGCAAGAAGAAACGACTTGGATTAATGACGAAGAACTGTTTGCCATTGGCAATGTTTTAGAAGTTAAACTCGGCTATGATGATGATTTAGAAACCCTGATTGTTGGCGAAATTACTGGCATAGACCCAGAATTTGTCTTTGATAGACTGCCCAGATTAACAGTGCGGGGTTATGACCGTCGCCATCGTCTCCAGCTAGGTAAAAAAACCCAAACCTTCCTCCAGCAGAAAGATAGTGATATTGCTGCCAAAATTGCTAGGGATGCAGGACTCACGGCTAAAGTTGAAGATAGCCAGGTAGTGCATGAATATATTTTACAAGCCGAGCAAACAGACATTGAGTTTTTGCAACAGAGAGCTAAACGGATTCACTACGAAGTAGTTGTTGAAGATAAAACCCTATTTTTCCGACCTGTAGGTAATGCCGAAAGTGAGATTCTAACCCTGAGCTTTGAGGATGACTTGATGGAATTTTATCCCCATTTGTCTTCTATGGGCCAAATAAGTGAGTTAACAGTGCGGGGTTGGAATCCTAAAGAAAAGCAAGAGATTGTTGGACAAGCAAAGGTTGGGGATGAAGTTTCAACAATGGGGGGACAAAAAAGTGGTGCTGCCCTGGTTGAAGACGCTTTTAGTACAGCAGTTGTTCAAGTCAGCGATCGCCCAGTATTAACTCAAGCAGAAGCAGATCAATTTGCCAAAGCCCGCTTCAATAATGTCGCACTGACCTTAGTTACTGGTGAAGGGGTTTGTTGGGGGCGTACAGATTTACGAGCAGGCAAAGTCATCAAGATTGAGGGCTTAGCAAAACGCTTCAACGGTCAGTATTATGTCACTGCCACTGTTAATCATTATCACGCCCAGTCGGGATATCGTACCCATTTTACAGCTCGGAGGAATAGCACATGAAGTTATTTGACCTATTAACTGATACGGGGCAAAGGGAAGCTCATGCTTCTCGTATTTATGGTGTCGTAGTTGGTGTAGTTACCAACAATGAAGACCCAGAAGGACTAGGTCGGGTTAAAGTGAAATACCCCTGGCTAAGTGATGAAGACGAAAGTGACTGGGCGCGGGTAGCCACACTAATGGCAGGAAATGAACGAGGGATTTATTTTTTGCCGGAAGTAGATGACGAAGTATTAGTAGCTTTTGAACATGGTGATGTACGCTTGCCCTATATTATCGGGTCTTTGTGGAATGGTAAAGAATTACCACCAGCAACTAATGAAGATGGTGCTAATAATATCCGGGTAATCAAATCCCGTAGCGGTCATGTAATCCGTCTCAATGATGAAGAGGGGGCAGAAACTATTGAAATTGTTGATAAAACCGAGAAAAACAGTATTATTTTTGATACAGCTAACAACACCATTGCTATTACCAGCGATGGAGACATTACTTTATCAGCATCTCAAGGTAATATTAAACTAGAGGCACAAAATATTGAAATCAAATCTTCAGCAGATACCAAAGTTGAATCCGGTGCAGGAATGGAGCTTAAGGCCAGCAGCACCATGAATCTTAAAGGTCAAACTATTAATCTAAACTAGTAGAGTATTTCTCAATTACTTGAGTAACTTTATTCCTAGGCTTTAGGGAGTAGGGAGTAGGGAGCAGGGAGTAGGGAAGTCAGAAGAGAGAACTAAAAAAAGCACTATTATAAAAGTATTTTTTTAAGAGGTATAATTTAATTATGGGACAACCAGCAGCCAAACAAGGGGACCAAATTACCGCTATTGATACTCATATTGTGATCGTGCCGGGAGCACCTCCGACACCAACTCCCCTACCTCATCCTTTTACGGGCATTATCAATGGCAACCTCAGCAGTGATGTCAATATTATGGGAATGC from Moorena sp. SIOASIH encodes the following:
- a CDS encoding phage baseplate assembly protein V, which translates into the protein MKLFDLLTDTGQREAHASRIYGVVVGVVTNNEDPEGLGRVKVKYPWLSDEDESDWARVATLMAGNERGIYFLPEVDDEVLVAFEHGDVRLPYIIGSLWNGKELPPATNEDGANNIRVIKSRSGHVIRLNDEEGAETIEIVDKTEKNSIIFDTANNTIAITSDGDITLSASQGNIKLEAQNIEIKSSADTKVESGAGMELKASSTMNLKGQTINLN
- a CDS encoding LysM peptidoglycan-binding domain-containing protein, whose amino-acid sequence is MTLLQRLLNTLRLGKLTITPLKQDGNQYKRLCPISVQFNPESYSISKSVNWGPPENSNRQECKTQRKVNAPTVEFKGGGSRQLTLELFFDVTERGIFQDVRQETNKIVALTRIDRDQGHPPVCEIFWGGAPVGSDFPFIGVITSLTQNFTLFKSNGQPLRANLNVTVLEFLGPLADQRQTDPELTTHIIKGGDTLSDISAQFYRNPKLWRIIAEANQLDDPRNLEKYIGQTLTIPKLG
- a CDS encoding contractile injection system protein, VgrG/Pvc8 family — encoded protein: MPVANRESPLVPNFEIIINGSPLPVEAKLHVISLTVDHDVKLPGMFTLELTDSDSKQEETTWINDEELFAIGNVLEVKLGYDDDLETLIVGEITGIDPEFVFDRLPRLTVRGYDRRHRLQLGKKTQTFLQQKDSDIAAKIARDAGLTAKVEDSQVVHEYILQAEQTDIEFLQQRAKRIHYEVVVEDKTLFFRPVGNAESEILTLSFEDDLMEFYPHLSSMGQISELTVRGWNPKEKQEIVGQAKVGDEVSTMGGQKSGAALVEDAFSTAVVQVSDRPVLTQAEADQFAKARFNNVALTLVTGEGVCWGRTDLRAGKVIKIEGLAKRFNGQYYVTATVNHYHAQSGYRTHFTARRNST